A DNA window from Primulina tabacum isolate GXHZ01 chromosome 12, ASM2559414v2, whole genome shotgun sequence contains the following coding sequences:
- the LOC142520244 gene encoding putative clathrin assembly protein At1g25240: protein MYLMHNVINCMAPCVKEIGRLPFDLSNFNDGHSGQAKTWYYNSFIRTYYAFLDQKSTLVFQHTEEKGYRMTMKQELVLLQKLQALFDLLMQIKPQSGAALNPLVLEAMDAIIIEVFDIYSRLCKGIAILLINIYSANKDEAIMALKVVQKATLQGEELSLYFDFCQEIRVVNASESPLIDKVPEEGIQELENIIRGFSEKCDVDKGIPRKEDEKAIVAVTENSKAGDNDKVCVRDGFRTVITDKWEKFEEDLVHKNPFASPFYNHSNVKVNHDLPDLITF from the coding sequence ATGTACCTTATGCACAATGTGATCAATTGCATGGCTCCATGTGTCAAAGAAATAGGGAGGTTGCCGTTTGATCTCTCGAATTTCAACGATGGACATTCTGGACAGGCGAAAACATGGTATTACAATTCCTTTATACGCACTTATTATGCGTTTCTTGATCAGAAATCGACCCTTGTATTCCAGCACACAGAGGAAAAAGGATATCGGATGACGATGAAACAGGAGTTGGTTTTGTTGCAGAAGTTGCAGGCCTTGTTTGATTTATTAATGCAGATCAAGCCACAATCCGGAGCAGCCTTGAACCCTCTTGTTCTTGAGGCAATGGATGCAATAATCATCGAGGTTTTCGATATTTACAGCCGGCTTTGTAAAGGGATTGCCATTCTTCTGATAAAcatttattccgcaaacaaggATGAAGCCATAATGGCTCTCAAAGTTGTGCAGAAAGCAACTCTTCAGGGAGAAGAACTCTCATTGTATTTCGACTTTTGCCAGGAAATCAGGGTAGTAAATGCATCGGAATCGCCCCTCATCGATAAAGTCCCAGAGGAGGGAATTCAAGAACTCGAGAATATAATTAGGGGGTTCTCGGAAAAGTGTGACGTGGATAAAGGGATTCCAAGAAAGGAAGACGAGAAAGCCATTGTTGCTGTTACAGAGAATTCAAAGGCTGGCGACAATGACAAGGTTTGTGTGAGGGATGGATTTCGGACAGTTATCACTGATAAATGGGAGAAGTTTGAAGAAGATTTGGTGCACAAAAATCCATTTGCAAGCCCTttttacaatcattcaaatgtTAAAGTCAATCATGATTTGCCAGATTTGATCACCTTTTAA